The genomic region ATGGCACGCATCGCGCCCTGGGTATAGGCCCAGCTGCTGGCGCGCCGCACCACGCGATGACGCGGGTTGTCCATGAACACGAGATCCGGCGGCTCGTCCGGGTCCCAGCCGCGCTCGGTGCCGAAACTGTCGAGACCACCACGCATCGGTTCCACTTCGTGCTTGAGGCACAGGCGCAGGCGCGGTCCGCCGTTGATGAAAACTTCCGGATGATTGGAGACGGTGAGGATGTCGGCGTGGCGGGTGACGGCCCAGAACGGCTCGATGTCGTGCCGCTCGTACCAGTACACCGGCGCTTCGTTGCGCAGGCGATCCCAGGCCTGCCATGGGTGACCGTCGCGCGCGTAGTCGTCGGCGCGGTGGATGTTCAGGCTGTCGAGTGAGCCGTCCATTGCCGCTTGCGTGTCTCGCTGCCGTCGAGTTCGGCTGTCACCGCACCGCGCTCGTGGTGCGGTGACAGTGCATCCCGCTCAGCTGCGGCTGGTGATCTCGAGCAGGTGATAGCCGAACTGGGTCTTGACCGGGCCATGCACCACGCCGACCGCTTCGTTGAACACCACGCGATCGAACTCCGGCACCATCATGCCCGGGCCGAAAGATCCGAGATCGCCGCCCTGGGCCTTGGACGGGCAGCTCGAATGGGCGCGCGCGACATCGCCGAAATCGGCGCCGGCCTCGATCTGCTGCTTGAGTTCATTACATTGTGCTTCGGTGGCGACCAGGATGTGTCGCGCGCTTGCTTGTGCCATGGGATTCCTTGCTGGGCGCCGACCGGGTGG from Pseudomonadota bacterium harbors:
- a CDS encoding peptidylprolyl isomerase: MAQASARHILVATEAQCNELKQQIEAGADFGDVARAHSSCPSKAQGGDLGSFGPGMMVPEFDRVVFNEAVGVVHGPVKTQFGYHLLEITSRS